The Chitinophagaceae bacterium nucleotide sequence GGTTGCAGATGAAGTGGTGGCTTATATTAATAAGAACCCATTGCCGGCTGGCATGGATATGACCTGGGGCAGTGATATAAAAAGGCAGAACGATAGTTTTGGTGCTTTGGGCTCGGTATTGCTCATTTCCTTTTTGCTGATTTACTTAATTATGGTGGCGTTATATGATAGTTTTGTTTATCCCTTCGTTGCCATGTTTTCAATACTGGTAGCGGTTATCGGGGCTTTTCTTGCATTAAATCTGTCATTAAGCAATTTAAGTTTATTTGCTTTGCTTGGTTTAATAATGCTGATGGGGCTGGTGGTAAAGAATGCCATTTTAATAGTTGATTTTACCAACCAGTTAAAAGCACAGGGGATGCATTATAAAGAAGCACTAATTACAGCGGGCAAAGAACGTATGCGCCCAATTTTAATGACAACTGTTGCAATGATTGTTGGTATGCTGCCCATAGCATTGGCAAAAGGAACAGCCAGCGAATGGAAAAACGGGTTGGCCTGGGTTATCATTGGTGGGCTTTTATCATCTTTAATACTCACTGTTTATTTAGTGCCGATGGTATATTATGTGGTGGATAGATTGAAAGAAAAATTTGGAAGAAAAAATGTACTAAAATACCTCAGATCGTTACTAATGAAACTGTCAGCTAAATATTTTTTAATTTCTTTTGTTGGGTTGCTTTTATTATTCATTCATGTCAGCAATGCAACAGCCCAACCGATGAATAGTAAACATTCATTACGTATCCTATGGGATAACGATTTTATCAATGTTCGTGGGGATGGTACGGACAGATATTATACCAACGGCATGAGGATAGATTATTTTTATACTAAAAAACAAAAAGCAGAATTCCTATCATCACTATTACTTAATGTTTCGGATAATAATAGCAATATTTACGGCTGGGGATTAGCTCAGTTTATGTTTACACCTAAGAATATTGCTGTACCAGATATTCAATATAATGACCGGCCGTATGCTGGTGCATTGTACAGCATTCATTCCCTCCAGTCAATTGATAAGACTAAAAAAATAAAAGTCACTTCTGAAATACGTTTGGGAGTTATTGGGCCACTGAGTTTTGCCAAAGAAACCCAGACATGGGCACACAGTGTTATCAATTACACAAAGCCACTTGGCTGGCACAACCAGGTGCCAAACGATATAATTCTGAATTATAACATCAGTATCGAAAAGCAAATGCTACAGCCTTCCAAAAAGCTTTTATTGGTTGGTATCATTGAAACATTCAGTGGTACAACTTATAATGCGGCGGGTGTAGGTTTTATGCTAAGAGTAGGCAAATTCAATAATTATTTTGATGAGATTTCTGTATCACAAACAAAAAAAAATAAATCACAGTTATATGTATTTATGAAACCTGTTGCAAGGGTTGTACTAAGTAATGCTTTATTGCAGGGAGGTCTGTTAAATCAAGTCAGCCCTCAGAGCAATGGCTATGTTTTAAGTAAAGACCAAATAGAGAGAGTAGTTGTATTATATGAGGTTGGTATAACTTTTGAGAAATCAAAATACAGTATTACTATTAGTCAAAAATCTATTGGAGTAGAATTTAAAGGACAATACACACAGGAATATGGAAGCTTTATGATGCAATTTAAATTATAGAAGTAATAGAATTGGACTATAACTGCTGCGTCATTGGAGGTATTTTTTACAAAGTCCGAAAGTAGCATATTAAAGAATAACAAGAACAGTGTCAACTCAAATTATTTCAAATGAAAAAGCTAACTAAATATTATATCTTTTACCGGTCTACTCTTATTGGTTTCTTTCAGTTCTTTTAAAGAGTGGCGTAAGGCGTCAGATTATTCTTTAATTGTAGGAGTTGATAATCATCGAAATACAGATGGCGTTGTAATCTTTGCCTTGTACAACAGAGAAGACGCATTTCCTGATGAGCATTATAAAAAGTATTTCAAGAAAGTACAGGGAAAATAATTAATGCTTCATCATCAGTAAAATTTGAAAACGTACCACCCGGGAAATATGCAGTGAATATTTTACACGATGAAAACAATGATGGCAAGATAAAAAAAGGGTTCGTTTTGCCGTTAGAAGGGGTTGGATTTTCTAATTATCAAGCAATAGGGTTTGGCAATAAACCCAAATTCAGTAAAGCATCTTTTGAATTTTTAAGCAATGTAAAAATTAGAATAAAAGTAATATACATGTAAGAAAAAATGCATGATTGGTTAGCTTTTAAAGCCCTTGGCCTATATGCAAACAAAACATGAACAAAATTTATACTGCAACCCATAGGAAAACAAGCAAGATATTGTCTAAAATAATCAACAGGCTGGTGCATGCATGATATTGAACTGATACAGGGTGTCCTTAATGGCAATCAACAGGATTTTGAGTTGCTGATAAAAAGTATCAGCCAAATGTATTTCCGCACAGTTATCGGTTTGTTACATAACAAAGAGGATGCAGAAGAAATTACACAGGATATTTTTATAAAAGTGTATCAGTCGCTTTCATCGTTCAGCGGAAAAGCAGCTTTTCTACCTGGCTTTACCGTATTGCTGTAAATACAAGTCTGAATTTTTTGAAGAAGAGGAAGCGCAGGTTTCTGGATTGGGTTATCAGATCTGCTGCAGATTCCATCAAAGGACAAACAGGCAGAGGCTGTGTTAACTGAAAAGTCGCAAAAATCAATTATCCAGAAAGCAATCGACAGCCTGCCCGAAAAGCAAAGACTGGCTTTCGTGCTGGCCAAGTATGAAGAACTTCCGCAAAGACAGGTAGCTGAAATACTTGAAGTGAGCGAAGGAGCAGTGGAGCAGCTTATCCTTCGTGCAAAAAATAATCTCAAAAAAATTAGAAATAGAGCTGGAGGAGCCATAAGATTTTTATTAAATGAATTGTCTAATAGTTAAACCGTTCAGGTTAGAGTGCAGAGAAAAAAATACATCAGTTAATTGAAGACTTTATACAGGAGGAGCGAAATACAGAATACAATCCTTTTTTATCAACCCGTGTAATGGCGGCCATTGAGAAGAGGAACAGGGAAGAAGTAAAGCTGCTGGGGTCACCTGTATGGAAAACAGCTGTGATAGGACTCGGACTGTTTGTGGCTGTGTTTTCCGGAATAGCTGCCGGCAATCTTTATCAAACAAAAAGCGAAGCTTCTGATGTTGTATTGATTAATGATGACAGTATTGAAAACTTTAGTTTTACAGCCAAATAGGAAATGAATAATTTCGGATATGATGCGTAAAACTCAAATATTAACCTGGCTGGTGGTTTTGCTGGTAGTGATGAATGCAGTAACAATCGGAACGATCCTGATTCATAACTACAGGGAGAATCAAATCAATGATAACATCGCTATCAATTCCGGTCAGGGTGGAAATATGCTGAATGGCAGATTCCTGAAACAAACGCTTGCTTTTAATGACGAACAAATGGATGCTTTCCGTGATGCCAATCAGCTGTTCCGTCCTTTTGCAATGGATGTAACCTATGAGATTGATTCATTGAAAACAGAAATGTTTACGGAGTTGCAAAAAGCAGCACCGGATACTGTACGATTGAATGGAATGTCGAAACAGATTGGTGATTTGCATGGCCGGTTAAAGTATGAAACATATAAATTTTATTTAAACATAAAAGAAATATCTACTCCGGAACAGATGAAAGAACTCGAAAAAGCTTTTCAACCTCTCTTTAAAAACGAAGGAAACATCTCTCCCGGAAACCAGCACAGAAGAAGAGGCTGGAACAGGAACTAAACAGATTAATAACAATTAAATATTGACAAATGAAAAAGATGATTCTTACAGCAATCTTCATGGTTGCTATCGGCGGAGCTTTGTCTGCCCAAACAACAAAACCGGGCAATGGCACACCGGGAACAAACACAAACAGTCCCGCCTATGTTGATGCCAACAAAAACAAGGTATGTGATAACTATGAAAATAATACCCGGCCTGCGGTTAACAGGGGACAGGGGCAGGGAAGGAGAGAGGAGGTTATGGCATGGGTAACAGGCAGGGACGTTCAAACATGCAATGCCGCAGAACAGGCGGAGGCAGAAGATCATGGTAATGATAGCTTACTTGTTTTCAAATACCCTAAAATAAAATAGTATGAAAAAGGTTTTTAAAGCCTTGGCGATAATCATATTGCCGGCATTACTTTCAGCGGGATGCGGGAAAGTAAATCAGTTGAATGCGGATAACTTAAATAACGGAGGTATACAGTCTGCCACTCTTCAGTCACAGATTAATCTTCTTCCTAAAGAAGATCTCAATGCCTCTGAGTTAAGTTCGTTATTGCTTATGCGTGAAGAAGAAAAACTGGCAAGGGATGTTTACAGAACATTGTATGCAAAGTGGAATGCAGCAGTTTTCAATAACATCAGCTCAAGCGAACAGACGCATATGGATGCCGTATTGATACTGATTAACAGGTACGGACTTACTGATCCCGTAAAGTCTGACGAAACAGGAGTATTTGAAAGTGTGTTAATGAAGAATCTTTATATTCAGCTGACAGAACTTGGAAGTAAAAGTTTATTGGATGCATATAAAGTTGGAGCAACAATTGAAGATCTCGATCTGTTTGATCTCACAAAGGCACTAACCACTGTTGACAACCAGGATATCCGTACAGTTTATGCAAGTCTTTCAAAAGGGAGCCGTAATCATCTCCGCTCTTTTTACACGAATATTATCAATGCAGGCGGAACGTATACTCCCCAATATATTACTCAATCAGAATTTGAGGTAATTATCAACAGCAGTATGGAAACAGGCAGATGGTAGAATTGGCTATGATGTTTATTATTGTAGTTGCAGGTTTATGGTTTACAGAGTCCTCGTAAGAGGGCTCTGTTTTTGTTTGAGATTACAACACCGGATGCCGCTTAAATTCTTTCGTTCTGTCGAAGATGTAACGGTAGGTAATTAATTTCCGGCTGATATGTGTGCCGAGGCTGGCCGCCACATTCATCATCTTTGGATTAAAGTCGCCGATCCACTGCATTTCATAATCATCATAGAGCATGGGTTCCTGGATCACTTTTGCTGCTTCCATAATCATAAATGCATCCACCCCTTTTCGTTGAAACTCCGGAACAATCCCAAAAATAATTCCGGTGAATTTTTTATTACGTTTGGTTGCTTTCACCCAAATGAATTTCAGCTTTCCCCACATGTCGAGTTTGCCATTGAGATGTTTGAACCATTGATTGAGATCGGGCATGTTTAACCAGATGGCAATGGGCTCATCTTTATAATAGGTAAACCAGCTGATGCGTTCATCCATCACCGGCTTCATAGCATTGAACATGCGGATGGCCGTTTTTTCTTCCATCTGTTTCAGCCCTGCATGCCCGGCCCATGCTTTATTATAAACTGTTGCAAAGTCCCTGGCGAATTTTTCCAGCTCATTCATGTTGGTATGAACGGCTTTGTAATTTGGATCTTTTGACAATTCATCATGATGCCTGTAGAATCTTTCTTCGAGTTTATCTTTTACTTTCAGCGAATAACAATACTGGTTAAAGAAAATTTTGAAGCCGTAGTTTTCAAATAACTGCTGATAATAAGGAAGGTTGTAGTTCATGCAATACAAAGGTTGCTGAAAACCTTCTACCTGTAATCCCCACCAGCGGTCACGTTCACCAAAATTGATAGGCCCATCCATTGCTTCTATGCCTTTGCTTTGCAGCCATTGTTTAGCTGTATCAAATAAAAGATTGGCTGCGGTTTGATCCTTAATACACTCAAAAAAACCCATGCCGCCAACTGGAAACTCATCATCTTCGGTTTTGTACCTGCTGTTCACAAATGCAGCCACACGGCCAATAAGTTTACCTTCATCTGATTGTAAGATCCAGCGTACAATTTCACCATGCCGGAATGCTTTGTTCTTTTCCGGATCGAATACCTGTATAATATCCTTGTCCAGCGGACGGATCCAGTTGGCATCCTGTTTATATATATTCACAGCTACCTGTAAAAAGTCTTTTTCTGTTTGCTTAGTGCTGACCTGTTCAATTTTCATGGAATTCTTCTCAGGAAATTTATTTCACGAAAATAGTCAGAGTTTTCTTTAACATAACCTATACTTTAAATTATGATTCTTTTTTAATACGGGTAATTGCAACACACTTACTTTTGAACTGTCCGGTAAACCATCTATAAACTAACTCTTATGACCCTCAGATTTACCCTAACCATTTTAATTGCCTGCATTTTTACAGTTAATCAAACAAGCGCACAGGATTCTTCTTTCCAGTTAAAGGATTATAAATTCCGCACCCCGGGTGTAAGGGGATTGGAATTGGATATTAATCTCAGCGGGGGAGTATTAGATTCAAAAGTTGCTAACTCAAATGATATACATTACCGTTCATTCAATTCAAACCCTTCTTTAGATTATTTCAGAATCATCAGCACAGATAAACGGCAGAATACTTCAAATTTCAGTTTGAACCCATCGTACAGTTCAAAATTCAACAGTACTGATTTAACGGGAACAAAAACCAGGGCTGCCAATCTATTT carries:
- a CDS encoding DUF2141 domain-containing protein produces the protein MINASSSVKFENVPPGKYAVNILHDENNDGKIKKGFVLPLEGVGFSNYQAIGFGNKPKFSKASFEFLSNVKIRIKVIYM
- a CDS encoding RNA polymerase sigma factor, which translates into the protein MLTEKSQKSIIQKAIDSLPEKQRLAFVLAKYEELPQRQVAEILEVSEGAVEQLILRAKNNLKKIRNRAGGAIRFLLNELSNS
- a CDS encoding DUF2202 domain-containing protein — its product is MKKVFKALAIIILPALLSAGCGKVNQLNADNLNNGGIQSATLQSQINLLPKEDLNASELSSLLLMREEEKLARDVYRTLYAKWNAAVFNNISSSEQTHMDAVLILINRYGLTDPVKSDETGVFESVLMKNLYIQLTELGSKSLLDAYKVGATIEDLDLFDLTKALTTVDNQDIRTVYASLSKGSRNHLRSFYTNIINAGGTYTPQYITQSEFEVIINSSMETGRW